The proteins below are encoded in one region of Candidatus Omnitrophota bacterium:
- a CDS encoding sugar ABC transporter substrate-binding protein has protein sequence MYPKKLLAALAVLAVPLSFFIAGCSGDKAGTAANKPVEIKVAFWGAPDELNIINGIISKWQAAHPEIAVKLEHTPYRGYVDKLLTRIAGRAAPDVICTEVDLFVTFQSKNVLLDLNPYIKDDPEINIKDFYPEIINRFTVDGKLYALPRDTAPFACVYYNKKLFDEAGVPYPTDGWTVDDMLEKAKKLTKFDSEGRHIQYGFYAWAWQNFIYAFGGSIVDDVKKPTRCTLDSKESVEGLQFYADLINKHKVHPSFIAMTNLAMGVQGMFMTRRLAMFSSGIWETPGLRKITDFEWDVVMFPKGPKGVRGFGTGGSGYCILKDTKYPQEAYKVLKALTSKDAQMMLADTGLAQPARKEIAEGPHWVGDNNPPKNKKMLNDAMKYVVYDPFHPAWREAREMYINSELDLLFNGKKTAREAVTAFIGKVNALLEKK, from the coding sequence ATGTATCCCAAAAAGCTATTAGCGGCATTGGCGGTATTGGCAGTGCCGCTTTCTTTTTTTATAGCGGGTTGTTCCGGCGATAAGGCCGGGACGGCCGCGAACAAACCCGTCGAAATAAAAGTGGCGTTCTGGGGCGCGCCCGATGAATTGAATATAATAAATGGCATCATAAGCAAATGGCAGGCCGCTCATCCGGAGATCGCCGTGAAACTTGAACATACCCCGTATCGCGGCTACGTGGACAAGCTCCTCACCCGTATAGCAGGCAGGGCCGCGCCCGATGTTATATGCACCGAAGTAGACCTCTTTGTCACGTTCCAGTCCAAGAACGTCCTTCTCGACCTCAACCCGTATATCAAAGACGATCCGGAAATTAACATAAAAGATTTTTATCCCGAGATAATCAACAGGTTCACGGTTGACGGCAAACTGTACGCCCTTCCCAGGGATACGGCGCCGTTCGCCTGTGTCTATTACAATAAGAAGCTCTTCGATGAAGCCGGCGTGCCGTACCCGACCGACGGCTGGACTGTGGACGATATGCTGGAGAAGGCGAAGAAGCTGACTAAATTCGACAGCGAGGGCAGGCATATCCAGTACGGTTTTTACGCGTGGGCATGGCAGAATTTCATCTACGCGTTCGGCGGAAGTATCGTCGACGATGTGAAGAAGCCGACGAGGTGCACGCTTGATTCGAAGGAATCTGTGGAAGGGCTGCAGTTCTACGCCGACCTCATCAATAAACATAAGGTCCACCCGTCGTTTATAGCGATGACTAACCTGGCGATGGGCGTCCAGGGCATGTTCATGACGAGGAGGCTTGCCATGTTCTCCTCGGGCATATGGGAGACGCCCGGTCTTAGAAAGATAACGGATTTCGAATGGGATGTCGTCATGTTCCCCAAAGGGCCCAAAGGCGTCAGGGGGTTCGGCACAGGCGGCTCGGGCTACTGCATATTGAAGGACACCAAATACCCTCAAGAGGCCTATAAGGTCTTAAAGGCGCTTACCTCAAAGGACGCCCAGATGATGCTCGCCGATACAGGGTTGGCCCAGCCGGCGAGAAAGGAAATAGCCGAAGGGCCGCATTGGGTAGGCGATAACAACCCCCCGAAAAACAAGAAGATGCTGAACGACGCTATGAAATATGTGGTCTACGACCCGTTCCATCCGGCCTGGAGAGAGGCGAGGGAGATGTATATCAACTCGGAGCTGGACCTGCTATTTAACGGGAAGAAGACGGCCCGGGAAGCGGTTACCGCATTCATAGGCAAGGTTAATGCTCTGCTGGAGAAGAAATAA
- a CDS encoding CHASE2 domain-containing protein has protein sequence MKPPLSGYPYIMKPLFYHIQNAVLTLLVSLALWLIVIAVSNHIGFMSRINWKIYDILTRIEYNIARRPAADGVVLITIDNDTLAAVHERWPFSRSKFAAVVNNLRGAGVRAIGFDFIFYGRSTPEEDASLDTAIKEAGNVVLAAAIDEEGKLRASAPFGASASATGLVTKLQESDGITRREFTYLTRDDGNAGVVLSWSLGLLGTARKDLLCGLRAGNGVVECREAGGGIWKIPVDDYSKAYLIRFHGRTSDYKRVSFYNILKGDFDRAAMKDKVAIIGLTSSIFGDFHNTPIGWMPGVVLNANAFSTLYKRDFLTMMPKALSMSLALAALFAASILISLFGFKKTSIFIIPAAVLFFMVSYFILTKGYVWNYIRFPVALALIPVLSKKIVDLILHIWFTIILRKGIWIWKLRN, from the coding sequence ATGAAACCGCCGCTTTCGGGATATCCGTATATAATGAAACCGCTCTTTTATCATATCCAGAACGCCGTATTGACCCTATTGGTAAGCCTCGCGCTTTGGCTTATCGTTATCGCAGTTTCCAATCACATAGGGTTTATGTCGCGGATCAACTGGAAGATATACGATATCCTGACGCGGATAGAATACAATATCGCCCGTCGTCCAGCGGCGGATGGCGTCGTCCTTATAACTATCGACAATGATACGCTCGCGGCTGTCCACGAACGGTGGCCGTTCTCGCGCTCAAAATTCGCGGCTGTCGTGAATAACCTGCGCGGCGCCGGCGTTCGCGCGATAGGGTTCGATTTTATTTTTTACGGCCGTTCCACGCCGGAAGAAGACGCCTCGCTCGATACCGCGATAAAGGAAGCAGGCAATGTCGTGCTCGCGGCGGCTATCGACGAAGAAGGCAAGCTGCGCGCGTCCGCGCCTTTCGGCGCTTCGGCCTCCGCAACCGGCCTGGTAACGAAGCTTCAGGAGTCCGACGGGATCACGAGAAGGGAATTTACATATCTTACGCGGGACGACGGCAATGCCGGCGTCGTCCTGTCGTGGAGTCTTGGCCTCCTCGGGACAGCCAGGAAAGACCTGTTATGCGGCCTGCGCGCGGGCAACGGCGTGGTAGAGTGCCGCGAGGCAGGAGGCGGCATATGGAAGATACCTGTCGATGATTATTCGAAAGCGTATTTGATCCGTTTCCACGGCCGTACATCGGATTATAAAAGGGTTTCTTTTTACAACATCCTGAAAGGGGACTTCGACCGCGCCGCAATGAAAGACAAGGTGGCGATCATAGGATTGACGTCTTCGATATTCGGGGACTTCCACAACACGCCGATCGGCTGGATGCCGGGGGTTGTGTTGAACGCGAACGCGTTTTCGACCCTGTATAAGCGCGACTTTTTGACCATGATGCCGAAAGCGTTAAGTATGTCGCTTGCCCTCGCGGCGCTATTTGCCGCGTCCATACTTATCTCTCTTTTCGGGTTTAAAAAAACATCTATTTTTATTATCCCGGCGGCGGTTCTCTTCTTTATGGTAAGCTATTTTATCCTGACAAAAGGATATGTATGGAATTACATCCGTTTTCCGGTAGCCCTGGCGCTGATACCCGTATTGAGCAAGAAAATTGTGGACTTAATACTTCATATATGGTTTACTATTATATTAAGAAAGGGGATATGGATATGGAAATTAAGGAATTAA
- a CDS encoding ATP-binding protein: MFYKSIRFKMTIVYMVILAVTISSFSAVLYHYVRRSLNESMDTLLQSKAEGIIYAISTYWAAERLGTKRYGAKPEADTKDGAVDFATMAQRWVQARSMDPKLLDIIVKIFNADGALIVSSKNTQGITNVSEETLAAVLQGRSCFDHLTSSFPTKKFLVFRVFIAPAVENNKVEYIVQVASPMTSIQTALNSIKVIIFLLIPVTILATGLMGVFLAGLALHPVDNMINTIHDITAENMKLKIKVPETKDEIQKLAETFNDMLGRLDSAFTTQKHLFEDLSHELKTPLTILKGEFEVVLKKMRSSEEYETILRSSLEEVDKITRLVENLLMLASFESKKILPERKSLDLNLLVQGVANSVKTLAEEKKIGLNVEQHDRITLNADEKQIKRLVLNLLDNAVKYTEPGGKVAVDIRRDGQNAKMTVKDTGIGIPKDEIGRIFDRFYRIDDAKGGHGFGLGLSIVKSIVDSHKGSITVDSRPGAGTTFIVTFPAPIH, from the coding sequence ATGTTCTACAAGTCCATCCGTTTCAAGATGACGATAGTCTACATGGTGATACTGGCGGTTACAATATCGTCATTCAGCGCCGTGCTCTATCATTATGTCCGGCGCAGCCTGAACGAGAGTATGGACACCCTGCTCCAGTCGAAGGCGGAAGGCATAATATACGCTATCAGCACCTACTGGGCCGCGGAAAGGCTCGGGACGAAACGGTACGGCGCGAAGCCGGAAGCGGATACGAAAGACGGGGCGGTGGATTTCGCGACGATGGCCCAGCGCTGGGTCCAGGCGAGGTCCATGGACCCCAAGCTCCTCGACATCATCGTTAAGATATTCAACGCAGACGGCGCCCTGATAGTCTCGTCTAAAAATACTCAGGGCATTACTAATGTCTCGGAAGAGACGCTTGCGGCGGTCCTGCAGGGCAGGAGCTGTTTCGACCACCTTACCTCTTCATTCCCTACAAAAAAATTCCTGGTATTCAGGGTATTTATAGCTCCCGCTGTCGAGAATAATAAGGTCGAATATATCGTCCAGGTGGCGAGCCCGATGACTTCAATACAGACGGCGCTTAACAGTATAAAGGTCATCATCTTCCTCCTGATCCCGGTCACGATCCTGGCCACGGGACTGATGGGCGTATTCCTGGCGGGGCTGGCGCTCCATCCGGTCGATAACATGATAAACACCATCCATGATATAACCGCCGAGAACATGAAACTGAAGATAAAGGTGCCGGAGACCAAAGACGAGATACAGAAGCTGGCCGAAACATTTAACGATATGCTCGGCCGTCTCGATAGCGCGTTCACGACACAGAAACATCTCTTCGAGGACCTGTCTCATGAGCTGAAGACGCCGCTTACCATATTAAAAGGCGAATTCGAGGTAGTGTTGAAGAAGATGCGTTCCAGTGAGGAGTATGAAACGATACTCCGGTCGAGTCTCGAAGAAGTCGACAAGATAACCAGGCTTGTGGAAAACCTTCTGATGCTGGCAAGCTTTGAATCCAAGAAGATATTGCCGGAAAGAAAGAGCCTGGACCTGAACCTGCTGGTCCAGGGCGTCGCTAACAGCGTAAAGACCCTCGCGGAAGAGAAGAAGATAGGATTGAATGTCGAGCAGCATGACCGTATTACGTTGAACGCCGATGAAAAACAGATCAAGCGGCTCGTATTGAATCTATTGGATAATGCCGTCAAATATACCGAGCCCGGAGGAAAGGTCGCCGTGGATATCAGGCGGGACGGCCAGAATGCTAAAATGACGGTAAAGGATACTGGCATCGGCATACCCAAGGACGAGATCGGCCGCATCTTTGACCGGTTCTACCGTATTGACGACGCCAAAGGCGGCCATGGGTTCGGGCTGGGGCTTAGCATAGTCAAATCCATAGTCGATTCTCATAAAGGCTCTATTACGGTCGACAGCCGGCCCGGCGCGGGGACCACCTTTATTGTCACTTTCCCGGCACCCATTCATTAA
- a CDS encoding nucleotidyl transferase AbiEii/AbiGii toxin family protein yields MKDYALELASRQNGFNAKLNVMREYIQAYAMSILYDEGFFRTTAFLGGTALRFLYNLPRFSEDLDFSIANKSEGYSFVKIVERLKKEFSLAGYDISVTYNDKNTVQNTFLKFRALLYEAGISPLNDQKFSIKIEIDTNPPEGAVLKTGIVNKYFPISFLSYDIPSLFAGKLHAIFSRKYTKGRDYFDLGWYLSRWKDLSPNITLLRNALKQTGWIGDMPTEGNWREFLYESVKKTDWKGVRQDVKSFLENQADMDVFSQENLLMLIKD; encoded by the coding sequence GTGAAAGATTATGCCCTGGAGCTGGCGTCCCGGCAAAACGGTTTTAACGCCAAGTTAAATGTCATGAGAGAATACATCCAGGCGTACGCCATGAGTATTTTATATGATGAAGGATTCTTCCGAACGACGGCGTTTTTAGGCGGCACCGCTTTACGGTTCCTCTATAATCTTCCGCGCTTCTCGGAAGACCTGGATTTTTCCATCGCGAATAAGAGCGAGGGTTATTCTTTCGTGAAAATCGTCGAGAGGCTTAAAAAAGAATTTTCACTGGCAGGATATGATATCTCCGTGACATACAACGATAAAAATACGGTCCAAAACACTTTTTTGAAGTTCAGGGCCTTATTATATGAGGCGGGGATTTCGCCGCTGAACGATCAGAAATTTTCAATCAAGATTGAAATCGATACCAACCCTCCGGAAGGCGCCGTCCTTAAAACCGGTATCGTGAACAAATATTTTCCAATCTCTTTTTTATCTTATGACATTCCGTCCCTCTTCGCCGGTAAACTGCACGCTATCTTCTCCAGAAAATATACCAAGGGCCGGGATTATTTTGATTTAGGCTGGTATCTTTCCAGGTGGAAAGATTTATCGCCTAATATTACATTACTGCGGAACGCACTGAAACAGACCGGTTGGATCGGCGATATGCCGACCGAAGGAAATTGGCGCGAGTTTTTATATGAAAGCGTTAAAAAAACCGACTGGAAGGGTGTGAGGCAAGATGTTAAAAGTTTTCTCGAAAATCAAGCTGATATGGACGTATTTTCTCAAGAAAATCTCCTTATGTTAATAAAAGATTAG
- a CDS encoding DUF2341 domain-containing protein has translation INGAGGTWTLPANTAVAEALTVSAGTFDSDTNDYTVTVTGLATVSGGTYLASSSAAQTFNGGLTISGGTFTGSGGVVDINGDLIISGGACSAPTGTLTISGNWLQTGGTFAHNSGTVNFDGTGAQTLEFIDGFYNLTHSGAGTLNVALWYSADWTYRKTIIISKSVVSGGSDLTDFPLLIKFSADADIAAHAKSDGSDIRIASGDGNTLLSREIEKYDNATGELWVWVKVPTLSASVNTVLYLYYGNAAAAAPVDDAQVWDANYVGVWHLNDDAANTNVNESTSNGNDGTAQQNTEDLTTTGQDDGALTFNGTSDYISLGNEIIPNGSTTWSFAAWVNLDTLANADSWDGRNVYYEATSGGINWTKYSVNIDSGGHLWSGYRDTETGAFINFGDSTNTITSGTWYYLSVTVDTVNDIACYYVNGALSDSPTFAGDAIITSGTRTRLGWAQDAPYTGKLDGTLDEVRVSDTTRSTDWIATEYNNQSAPATYQNALAEMTTSSTALPIAGTFTNSGGEFNANGRNMTVTGNFANSATFTPGTNTVTFNGVTPNTQTLDIGASSLYGMAHSGTGTLQLTGNDLTVTNSIDLSAGTFDLNGMNLTTNGATFTVANATLKLQGDETIGTVAPTLGSGSTVEYTATSGSRAIKDWDYTNATISFTGAGTFVFGEDHTFTAISDTAAGSTLTFTAGMEQTVTDDITITGSSSNPIIINDNGAGATPKLSVQAGATQAITNVSVTNNDASGGVTLVARGSGSSLHGVTTNWVLGPVGTTFTWTGAVSTNWNAAGNWDVGLVPSDADNVIIPSGTPNDPHLAAATTIETLQLNSGASMFTDGFAFGVLQGAVVDGALDAGSSAVTVGGNLTTASAGRILGTDTYFSVSGYAGTRANPISTTITGTLTIHAGGMNDYSSIVLSGTGKVNFRETMPGFVFMNGLQPSVGQGNFRALLDSADKDLNQPMQNIGRGGLNLPYLEGLGYIGGGLPGYGMAAPMMVATPAGPVMAPAPMIAPMPVVAPVVLPAPAVTEKIEGSRLGPQYDSGLARTVRGAYGAHMLPPVPSFIGAAGQAGLPHPVPSFEQVTAQTILPPPRSEYLDRSHLGGDFAAAPAPSFAGARPSVEFKSALTKENFENAIALVVLPELRPRPSFEGATARIVLPAPLPIEKMGQSPPPSYQGPGTVPIFSPRPSFEGAGGASAVPDRFSLDAFKGVFYITELPERPSFEGATARTVLPAPVAAPVAARAKEEAGRYLDKSSVSTLSSSKGREGSRLGPKYDTGLARTGIGEYDAGLARTVSEGPGTVPIFSAVPIGEARMPSAPSFEGVTSAASLPKASVFEGIAGAASLPKAPTFEEIRVSASLTGKGGVGRFREASAAVSLEFPGGGKIIPTYNIGVPLGAEKPLLEPKVKREKE, from the coding sequence CGATTAACGGCGCGGGCGGGACGTGGACGCTTCCGGCGAATACCGCTGTTGCCGAGGCGCTTACGGTCTCCGCGGGCACTTTCGACTCGGACACCAATGACTACACGGTTACCGTAACGGGGCTCGCGACGGTTTCCGGCGGGACGTATCTGGCAAGCTCATCCGCGGCGCAGACGTTTAACGGCGGATTGACCATATCGGGTGGAACTTTTACAGGCTCTGGCGGCGTTGTGGACATAAACGGTGATCTCATAATATCGGGCGGAGCATGCTCCGCCCCTACGGGGACGTTGACCATCTCCGGTAATTGGCTGCAGACAGGGGGGACGTTCGCGCACAATTCAGGCACGGTCAATTTTGACGGAACAGGCGCCCAGACCCTGGAATTCATCGACGGCTTCTATAACCTTACCCATTCAGGGGCAGGTACGCTCAATGTAGCTCTCTGGTATAGCGCTGACTGGACATACAGGAAGACGATTATAATCAGCAAATCAGTAGTATCGGGCGGGAGCGACCTTACCGATTTTCCGCTTCTTATAAAATTCTCGGCCGACGCCGACATCGCGGCGCACGCGAAGTCGGACGGCTCGGATATCAGGATAGCCTCGGGCGATGGCAATACGCTTCTTTCGCGCGAAATAGAGAAATACGACAACGCGACAGGCGAGCTCTGGGTCTGGGTGAAAGTTCCGACGCTCTCCGCGTCGGTTAACACCGTCCTATACCTGTATTACGGCAATGCCGCGGCCGCCGCTCCCGTGGACGACGCGCAGGTGTGGGACGCTAATTACGTGGGCGTGTGGCACTTGAATGACGATGCGGCCAACACCAACGTCAACGAATCCACCTCAAACGGCAACGACGGCACAGCCCAGCAGAATACAGAAGACCTTACCACTACCGGCCAGGACGACGGCGCGCTGACGTTTAATGGGACGAGTGATTATATATCGCTTGGTAACGAAATCATACCCAATGGTTCAACAACATGGTCGTTTGCGGCATGGGTGAATCTTGATACATTGGCGAATGCTGACAGTTGGGATGGGAGGAATGTCTACTATGAGGCGACTTCTGGGGGAATTAATTGGACCAAGTATAGTGTAAATATAGACAGCGGTGGGCATCTTTGGAGCGGTTATCGTGATACTGAGACAGGTGCTTTTATCAATTTTGGCGATTCAACTAATACGATTACTTCTGGTACATGGTATTACTTATCAGTAACAGTGGATACAGTCAACGATATTGCTTGCTATTATGTTAATGGCGCTTTGAGCGATAGTCCGACATTCGCTGGAGACGCAATTATTACATCGGGTACACGAACGCGATTAGGATGGGCGCAGGATGCTCCTTATACAGGTAAACTGGATGGCACTCTCGACGAAGTCCGCGTCTCCGATACCACTCGCTCTACCGACTGGATTGCCACGGAATACAATAACCAGTCTGCTCCCGCGACATACCAGAACGCGCTTGCCGAGATGACCACTTCCTCGACTGCGCTTCCAATAGCCGGCACATTCACCAATTCCGGCGGTGAGTTCAACGCCAACGGCCGCAACATGACGGTTACCGGCAATTTCGCAAATTCCGCGACATTTACGCCGGGAACGAATACGGTTACCTTTAACGGCGTAACTCCTAATACCCAGACCCTCGATATCGGCGCAAGCTCCTTGTATGGTATGGCCCATTCAGGCACAGGGACATTGCAGTTAACCGGCAATGATCTTACAGTTACCAATTCTATCGACCTCTCCGCCGGCACATTTGACTTAAACGGCATGAACCTCACCACAAACGGCGCTACATTCACCGTAGCCAACGCCACCTTAAAACTCCAGGGCGATGAGACCATCGGCACCGTCGCCCCGACACTCGGAAGCGGCTCTACCGTGGAATACACCGCCACATCCGGCTCACGCGCCATAAAGGATTGGGATTACACTAACGCGACCATATCTTTTACAGGCGCGGGGACGTTCGTATTCGGCGAGGACCACACGTTCACGGCGATATCGGATACGGCGGCAGGCTCGACGCTGACGTTCACCGCCGGGATGGAGCAGACCGTTACTGATGACATTACAATCACCGGTTCCTCGTCAAATCCGATCATAATTAACGATAACGGCGCGGGCGCTACACCGAAGCTCTCTGTCCAGGCAGGCGCGACACAGGCCATCACAAATGTCAGCGTTACAAATAACGACGCGTCAGGCGGGGTAACGCTTGTGGCGCGTGGGAGCGGTTCATCATTACATGGAGTTACCACTAACTGGGTCCTCGGCCCGGTGGGCACGACATTTACCTGGACGGGCGCTGTCTCGACGAACTGGAACGCGGCAGGCAACTGGGACGTCGGACTTGTGCCGTCCGACGCGGATAACGTTATCATCCCATCGGGCACACCGAACGACCCTCATCTGGCGGCCGCTACGACTATAGAGACGCTTCAGCTAAATTCCGGCGCCTCGATGTTCACGGACGGGTTCGCTTTCGGCGTCCTGCAGGGGGCCGTTGTGGACGGCGCTCTCGACGCGGGCTCGTCCGCGGTGACGGTCGGCGGCAACCTTACCACAGCCTCCGCCGGCAGAATATTAGGGACAGACACCTATTTTTCAGTAAGCGGTTATGCGGGTACACGGGCTAATCCTATTAGCACAACTATAACCGGCACGCTCACGATACACGCCGGAGGCATGAACGATTACTCGTCGATAGTCCTGTCCGGGACGGGCAAAGTGAATTTCCGGGAGACGATGCCGGGATTTGTATTCATGAACGGCCTCCAGCCGTCCGTGGGGCAGGGGAATTTCCGGGCGCTTTTGGATTCGGCCGATAAGGATCTGAATCAACCTATGCAGAATATTGGTAGGGGAGGTTTAAACCTCCCCTACCTTGAGGGGTTGGGTTACATTGGCGGCGGACTGCCGGGTTACGGTATGGCCGCGCCGATGATGGTTGCGACGCCGGCTGGTCCGGTGATGGCGCCCGCGCCTATGATTGCGCCGATGCCGGTTGTCGCGCCGGTTGTGTTACCCGCGCCTGCGGTTACGGAAAAAATAGAAGGTTCTCGACTCGGCCCGCAGTATGACAGCGGCCTCGCTCGAACAGTAAGAGGGGCTTACGGCGCTCACATGTTGCCGCCGGTGCCGTCATTCATTGGCGCGGCCGGCCAGGCGGGATTACCTCATCCGGTGCCGTCATTTGAGCAGGTTACCGCGCAAACCATATTACCACCTCCGAGGAGTGAATACTTGGACCGGTCACACCTCGGAGGTGATTTCGCGGCTGCGCCGGCGCCGTCGTTTGCCGGGGCCAGGCCGTCGGTGGAGTTTAAGAGCGCGTTGACCAAGGAGAACTTCGAGAACGCTATCGCGCTCGTCGTCCTGCCGGAACTGCGGCCCAGGCCGTCGTTCGAGGGCGCCACTGCGCGGATCGTGTTGCCCGCGCCGCTGCCTATTGAAAAAATGGGACAGTCCCCACCTCCGTCATATCAAGGTCCGGGGACAGTCCCTATTTTTTCGCCTCGTCCGTCGTTTGAAGGCGCCGGAGGCGCGTCGGCGGTGCCGGACAGGTTCAGCCTCGACGCGTTTAAAGGCGTATTTTATATAACGGAGTTGCCGGAGAGGCCGTCGTTCGAGGGCGCCACTGCGCGGACCGTGTTGCCCGCGCCTGTGGCCGCGCCGGTCGCGGCGAGAGCGAAGGAGGAAGCGGGTCGATACCTCGACAAAAGCTCGGTATCGACCCTGAGCTCGTCGAAGGGTCGGGAAGGTTCTCGACTCGGCCCGAAGTATGACACTGGCCTCGCTCGAACAGGAATAGGTGAGTATGACGCTGGCCTCGCTCGAACAGTAAGTGAAGGTCCGGGGACAGTCCCTATTTTTTCCGCGGTCCCTATAGGCGAGGCGCGGATGCCTTCGGCGCCGTCGTTCGAGGGAGTTACAAGCGCGGCGTCCCTGCCAAAGGCTTCGGTTTTCGAAGGAATCGCGGGCGCGGCGTCCCTGCCGAAAGCTCCGACTTTCGAGGAGATACGCGTTTCGGCGTCGCTGACCGGCAAGGGCGGCGTAGGGCGATTCAGGGAAGCATCCGCCGCTGTCTCGCTCGAGTTCCCGGGAGGCGGGAAGATAATTCCTACATACAATATAGGCGTGCCGCTTGGAGCGGAGAAGCCGCTGTTAGAGCCTAAGGTGAAGAGGGAGAAGGAGTGA
- a CDS encoding nucleotidyl transferase AbiEii/AbiGii toxin family protein encodes MAPYNSLQLREIFHIEFLRSLARAMKGENYALKGGANLRFFFKSFRYSEDMDLDASGVGVAALKDIVMKILDDGAFRDNLKPFGIERVVPSNIVKAKQTGTTQRFKIHLITSSAEDLFTKIEFSRRGFSGDIKVETIDGAILRTYKIAPLLAPHYGAESAVEQKLRALSGRTTVQARDIFDLYILDSQAGAPVRRPDGMDGKTLDKAAERVFEVGFDQFKDTVVAYLDGEDQAAYNNAAVWDDIRLKTSQFIEKARKYHA; translated from the coding sequence ATGGCGCCCTATAACTCTTTACAATTACGGGAGATATTCCATATAGAATTCCTAAGATCGCTGGCGAGGGCGATGAAGGGAGAAAATTACGCCCTCAAGGGCGGCGCGAATTTACGTTTTTTCTTCAAAAGTTTCCGCTATTCCGAAGATATGGACCTGGACGCCTCCGGCGTAGGCGTCGCCGCTCTCAAGGATATTGTAATGAAGATACTTGACGACGGCGCCTTCAGGGATAACCTGAAGCCTTTCGGCATAGAAAGGGTAGTGCCGTCGAATATAGTCAAAGCGAAACAAACGGGGACGACACAGCGTTTCAAGATTCATCTTATTACATCTTCGGCGGAAGACCTCTTTACCAAGATCGAATTTTCCCGCAGGGGATTTTCCGGTGATATCAAAGTCGAAACGATAGACGGCGCTATTTTACGGACATATAAAATCGCGCCTTTATTAGCGCCGCATTACGGAGCGGAATCCGCTGTCGAGCAAAAGCTCCGCGCCCTCTCCGGAAGGACGACCGTCCAGGCAAGGGATATATTTGATCTGTATATACTGGATTCTCAAGCCGGCGCGCCCGTCAGGCGGCCTGACGGCATGGACGGGAAGACGCTCGATAAGGCGGCCGAACGCGTATTCGAAGTCGGCTTTGACCAATTTAAAGATACCGTGGTGGCATATCTGGACGGAGAGGATCAGGCCGCGTATAACAACGCCGCTGTATGGGACGATATAAGGTTGAAGACATCGCAGTTTATAGAAAAGGCGCGTAAATATCATGCGTAG
- a CDS encoding response regulator transcription factor has translation MRILVIEDEKKIADFIKRGLKEEGYAIDTAHDGEKGLFLAKTNDYDLILLDLMLPKIDGITLCKRLKEEKVPAPVIMLTAKDTVRDKVSGLDAGADDYLTKPFAFEELLARVRAILRKKQSQAVTKLKAEDLELDLFTHKVTRSGKEIELTAKEYSLLEYLMRNAGSVVTRTMISEHVWDIDFDTFTNVIDVYINYLRNKIDSGSGKKLIQTIRGRGYMLKDSDK, from the coding sequence ATGAGAATACTTGTAATAGAAGATGAAAAGAAGATAGCAGATTTCATAAAACGCGGGCTTAAAGAGGAGGGCTATGCCATAGATACGGCCCATGACGGCGAGAAAGGCCTTTTTCTTGCCAAGACGAACGACTACGACTTGATACTGCTCGATCTCATGCTCCCGAAGATAGACGGTATAACCTTATGCAAGCGGTTGAAAGAAGAGAAAGTACCCGCCCCTGTAATAATGCTGACGGCAAAAGACACGGTAAGGGACAAGGTAAGCGGCCTCGACGCCGGCGCCGACGACTACCTCACCAAGCCGTTCGCGTTCGAAGAACTCCTCGCCAGGGTCCGCGCTATCCTCAGGAAAAAGCAGTCTCAGGCCGTGACGAAGCTTAAGGCCGAAGACCTTGAGCTGGACCTCTTTACGCATAAAGTGACGCGCTCCGGAAAAGAGATCGAGCTTACGGCGAAAGAGTATTCGCTGCTCGAATACCTCATGCGGAATGCGGGCTCTGTAGTGACAAGGACGATGATATCCGAGCATGTATGGGATATCGATTTCGATACATTCACAAATGTCATAGACGTGTATATAAATTATCTGCGTAATAAGATAGATTCCGGGAGCGGGAAGAAACTGATACAGACGATCCGCGGCAGGGGATATATGCTGAAAGATAGTGATAAGTAG